In Primulina huaijiensis isolate GDHJ02 chromosome 6, ASM1229523v2, whole genome shotgun sequence, a single window of DNA contains:
- the LOC140978588 gene encoding fatty acid desaturase 4, chloroplastic-like: protein MAEFKPQQKNSASKAISPKHFYDEESWKTPTSIQRAWFASGCTTLLISVAKSLIMISRRSTGLRSWIDPVVAAIVGYVLGDLGTGIYHWAIDNYGTARTPVFGSQIEGFLRHHDHPSAITKRHIATNLYVGAAGFTIAVLPMNIFCTNPNLLAFSAAFLGCGMFCQQLHAWSHTPKGKLPRLVVALQDSRVILQRAEHAAHHHPPFDSHYCIVSGVWNRFLDKYKIFWAMEMIFFFIFGVRPRSWSDFNSK, encoded by the coding sequence ATGGCTGAATTTAAACCTCAACAGAAGAATTCTGCTTCAAAAGCAATATCTCCAAAGCACTTCTATGATGAAGAGAGCTGGAAAACACCAACTAGCATTCAGCGTGCATGGTTTGCAAGCGGGTGCACAACACTGCTAATTTCTGTAGCCAAATCCTTGATAATGATTTCCCGTCGATCAACGGGGCTCCGCAGCTGGATCGACCCCGTCGTCGCAGCCATCGTGGGCTACGTGCTAGGGGACCTCGGCACAGGAATATACCATTGGGCCATTGACAACTACGGCACGGCCAGAACTCCCGTTTTCGGGTCCCAGATCGAAGGTTTCCTCCGTCACCACGACCATCCGTCAGCGATAACGAAGCGCCACATCGCCACCAACCTCTACGTTGGGGCGGCGGGTTTCACCATTGCCGTGTTACCAATGAACATATTTTGCACCAACCCGAATTTGCTAGCCTTTTCTGCTGCGTTCTTGGGTTGCGGGATGTTTTGTCAGCAGCTTCATGCATGGTCTCACACCCCAAAAGGGAAGCTTCCGCGGCTCGTGGTGGCCCTACAAGATTCCAGGGTCATTCTGCAACGGGCAGAGCATGCGGCGCACCACCACCCGCCTTTCGACAGCCATTACTGCATCGTGAGCGGGGTTTGGAACAGGTTTTTGGATAAATACAAGATTTTCTGGGCGATGGAGatgattttcttctttatttttgggGTTAGGCCAAGATCATGGAGTGATTTCAATTCCAAGTGA
- the LOC140978056 gene encoding purple acid phosphatase 18 codes for MDFKLVVLILVVLTIGAAAEYIRPPPRKMIHFPWHSRPSSQPQQVHISLAGDKHMRISWITGDKHAPSIVEYGTSSQNYNFKAQGESTSYNYLLYSSGKIHHTVIGPLEYGTLYFYRCGGEGTEFQLKTPPSQFPVTFAVAGDLGQTGWTKSTLDHIDQCRYDVHMLPGDLSYADYLQHRWDTCGELVQPLASARPWMVTQGNHEKENIPFFIDSFKSYNSRWKMPYEESGSSSNLYYSFDVAGVHVIMLGSYTDYDQYSDQYSWLKSDLLMVDRERTPWLLVLFHAPWYNSNEAHQGEGDDMMAAMEPLLHAASVDVIFTGHVHAYERTRRVYNGKVDPCGAVHITIGDGGNGEGLAHKYLDPQPEWSVFREASFGHGEFKIVNSSHAFWSWHRNDDDEAVRSDEIWVTSLHGSGCVAAKSHEPRKILLEP; via the exons ATGGATTTTAAACTGGTGGTCTTGATTCTGGTCGTGCTGACAATCGGCGCCGCGGCGGAGTACATTCGACCACCGCCGCGCAAAATGATTCACTTCCCGTGGCATTCGAGGCCCTCTTCTCAGCCTCAACAG GTTCACATCTCCTTGGCCGGAGACAAACACATGCGGATATCATGGATAACTGGCGACAAACATGCTCCTTCGATTGTTGAATATGGAACAtcatctcaaaattacaattttaaagCTCAAGGAGAGAGTACTAGTTATAATTATTTGCTGTATAGCTCTGGAAAGATTCACCATACGGTGATTGGTCCCCTGGAGTATGGCACGTTGTATTTCTATAGATGTGGTGGGGAGGGCACCGAGTTTCAACTCAAAACTCCACCCTCTCAATTTCCAGTTACGTTTGCTGTGGCAGGTGATTTAGGTCAGACTGGATGGACCAAGTCCACTTTGGACCACATAGACCAGTGCAGATATGATGTACATATGCTTCCTGGCGACCTTTCCTATGCAGATTATTTACAGCATAGGTGGGACACATGCGGGGAACTAGTGCAGCCCCTTGCTAGTGCAAGACCATGGATGGTAACCCAAGGGAACCATGAGAAGGAGAACATACCATTCTTCATAGACAGCTTCAAATCCTATAACTCAAGATGGAAGATGCCGTATGAAGAGAGTGGGTCCAGTTCGAATCTCTATTATTCTTTTGACGTGGCCGGAGTTCATGTCATCATGCTTGGTTCGTATACTGATTATGATCAGTACTCAGATCAATATAGTTGGCTGAAG TCTGATCTTTTAATGGTGGACCGTGAAAGGACACCCTGGCTACTTGTGTTGTTTCATGCACCATGGTATAATAGTAATGAGGCTCATCAAGGTGAAGGTGATGACATGATGGCAGCGATGGAGCCCTTGCTTCATGCTGCTAGTGTGGACGTTATTTTTACTGGCCATGTGCATGCTTATGAGCGCACT AGGCGTGTGTACAATGGTAAAGTGGATCCTTGTGGAGCTGTTCACATTACAATTGGCGATGGTGGAAATGGTGAAGGTTTAGCTCACAA GTATCTGGATCCCCAGCCCGAATGGTCTGTCTTCCGCGAAGCAAGTTTTGGTCATGGTGAATTCAAGATAGTGAACTCTAGTCATGCATTTTGGAGTTGGCACAGGAATGATGACGATGAAGCAGTGAGGTCTGATGAAATATGGGTTACGTCTCTACATGGTTCTGGTTGTGTTGCGGCAAAGAGTCATGAGCCAAGAAAAATTCTACTCGAGCCTTGA